Part of the Sinorhizobium sp. BG8 genome, CAAGAATTCCGTCGAGCCAGTCCGGATCGAGCGCTCGTTCCAGTTCGCCGGCAAGGCCGTTCAGCGCATCGTCCACGGTCTTCCTGTAGTCGACTGCCCCTCCGGTGATGCCGAGTTCAGCAAGGAGCGCCGCCCGGTATGCGTCGCTTGCCAGGATGCCGTGCAGATAGGTTCCGACGACCCTGCCATCAGGTGAAATCGCTCCGTCCGGCCGGCCGTCGATTGACACCGACGCCCGGGCGCAGTCGGCTCCCCTCGTATGGCCAAGGTGGATCTCGTAGCCCGAAAGCGGAACGTCGTACTGGAGGGAGCGTGCCTGGCTGTTGCGAACCGTCTTTTCCGGCGCCATCTCCGTCTCGACATCGAGAAGGCCGAGCCCCTCGACCTCGCGGACGTTGCCTTCGGTCCCGAGGGGATCCGTCACCCGCCGGCCGAGCATCTGGTAGCCGCCGCAGATCCCGAGAACACGGCCACCGCGCCGCATGTGCTGGTCGAGGTCGCGGTCCCATCCCTCGGCGCGGAAGTCGAGGAGATCGGAAATGGTCGACTTCGATCCTGGAAGGACGACGAGCCCGGCATCGGCGGGCAGTCGCTCGCCGGGACGCACGAAGATGAGCTCGACATCCGGTTCGGCCTTCAAAGGGTCGAGATCGTCGAAATTTGCGATCCGCGACAGGACAGGCACGGCCACCTTCAGCGCGCGCCCGGTTCCTTTCGACAATCGCTCGAGGACGACGGAGTCCTCCGCGGGCAGCCTTCCCGCCTCCCTCAGCCAGGGCACGACGCCGAAGCAGGGCCAGCCGGTAAAGCGCCGGATCTCGGAGAGGCCATCGTCGAAGAGGGTGACGTCGCCGCGGAACTTGTTGATCATGTAGCCGGTGATCATCCGGCGATCCTCGGGCGAAAGGATCGCATGCGTGCCGACCAGCGACGCGATGACGCCGCCGCGATCGATGTCGCCGACCAATACGACCGGAACGTCGGCCCGTGTCGCAAATCCCATGTTGGCAATGTCGCCCGGCCTGAGGTTGATCTCGGCCGGCGATCCGGCTCCTTCGACGACTACCAGGTCGGCCCCGTCACAGACGGCGTCGAAGCTCTCCATCACGCTGTCCAGCAACTGTGGCTTCAGCCGCTGATAGTCCCTGCCGCGCGCCTGTCCCCAGACCTTGCCCTGAACAATGATCTGGCTGCCGGTTTCCGATTGCGGTTTCAGGAGCACCGGATTCATGTGCACGGAGGAAGGGACCCGGGCGGCAAGCGCCTGAAGCCATTGCGCCCGGCCGATCTCGCCGCCGTCAGCGGAGACCGCGGCATTGTTCGACATGTTCTGCGGCTTGAACGGCCGCACGGCGAGGCCCCGGTTCGAAGCGATCCGGCAGAGACCGGCGACAAGCACCGTCTTTCCGACATCCGAGCCGGTCCCCTGAAGCATGATCCTGCGTGTCATGAACGTTCCGTAGCATTCGACCCGCCACGCGCAAAGACCTGTTTTCGTCATGCATTTTCCCGGTGGCGCTCTGTGGCGATCAGGATGCCGCTCGGCAACACAGCAGACGGCGCACAGCGAGCAGCCGGAAAACGAGAGAGCCGCGCATGCCTTCCGGCAATGCGCGGCCCACCAAAGAACGCATGGCAATCCCGCAAATACGCTTCGGGATCCAATCGCTCCGGTACGCACTACCTGATCCGGAACGAGCGGCGGTTGTCCCCCGCCGTCAGAAACAAATAGACGGACATCGTTACCGGACGGTTATTGAGACGTTAAGCAATGATGAACGGCGAAAAATTCGGAAGAGCCCCCAGAAGGCCCCCTGCACGATCTCAGCGGCGTTGGCCATGATGGCAAAATACTCGTGCCGAACGATGCGGCTCGGGTATAGCGGCCATCTATTCTGCTTACCTGGAAGGCATCTGCCAACTCTCCGGGCACCGACAGATCGCATGTCGGGCGACGGCGTCGTGGACTTCGCCCCTGGGGTGAACGCGGGTAGCTCAGAGGTTGATTTCTCTGCCGGAACCCTTACGCTTGCCCTTCGATACGAATGAAGCATGGCCGGCGACATGGTTCCGCCGGAGAGAAGACGAAGCATCGCTGCAAGCGGGAAGCAGGCACGCCTGACCTGGCGGTCGCGCCTTGGGCCCGCCGGCATTCGACAGGCCAATGCTTTACCGTCTTGCATCCGCCAGCGGGATCGATTGCTGCAAGAGGACTGGGAGGTCTTGAACAGATGAGGAAGCTGCTTGCTTCGATCCTCCTTGCCACCGGCCTGCTCGCGCTTGCAGACGTCGCTGAGGCTCAGTGCGGCAACGTATCGATTGCCGAAATGAACTGGGCCTCTGCAGGGGTCGCCGCGCATGTGGACAAGCTGATCCTCGAGAAGGGCTACGGCTGCACGGTCACGCTTGTGCCGGGCGACACGATCCCGACATTCGCTTCCATGAACGAGAAGGGAGAACCCGACGTCGCGCCGGAATTCTGGGTCAATTCGGTTCGCACCGCGCTCGGCACGGCGCTCGCCGAAGGTCGCTTGATCCAGATGGCCCCGTTGCTTTCCGAAGGCGGCGTCGAGGGCTGGTGGATCCCCAAATTCCTCGCGGACTCCCATCGCGAGATCAAGACCGTTGCCGACGCGCTGAAGCATCCCGAACTTTTCCCCGACCCGAAAAACCCCGCAAGGGGTGCCATCTACAACTGCCCGTCAGGCTGGAGCTGCCACGTTTCGACCGCCAATCTTTTCAAGGCGACGGAGGCTGAGAAGGCGGGCTTCGACCTGATCGATCCCGGCTCGGCCGCCGGCCTCGACGCCTCGATCGCCAATGCGTTCGAGGAGAAGACCGGCTGGCTCGGATATTATTGGGCGCCGACTGCGGTTCTCGGCAAGTACGACATGGTGAAGCTCTCCTTCGGCCTGGAGCACGACACCGCCGAATGGGACAATTGCACCTCCGTGCCGGACTGTCCCGCCCCCAGGATCAACCCCTACCCGACCTCGGATGCCTTCACGATCGTGACCAGCGCCTTTCCGAAAAAGGCAGCAGTAGCGATGGATTACATGGGGAAACGCCAGTGGGATAACAGGACTGTCGGCAAGGTTCTTGCATGGATGGACGAGAACCTCGGCACGAACGAGGCCGGGGCGAAATACTTCCTCGAAACCTATCCGGAGGTGTGGACAGCGTGGGTCTCACCCGAGGTCGCAGAAAAGGTAAAGGCTGCGCTTTGAGAAACAGGGAGATTGCGGCGCAACGGCCTACTTTGAAACGGCCATGCGGTCGGCACTTCAGGTTTCAGGTCGATTGGCAAAAGCCAGGTCGCAAACAGTACAATGATCAATAACGGTTCGTGCAACACACATTGGTGAACACCGGCTACGACAAGAAAAAAACTGCGAGCGGCGCATTGCGCCTACCTCATGTGGCAACAGCCACGCTGCGCCGGGATCAGCTGCAAAAACTGAGGGGATAAAAATGGCTCCAGACTACCCACAGGCTCCTCGATCCGAGGCCAGGCTCCTGCCCGATCCTGCCGGCCGCGTAAGCAGCCCCCGCAGCAACCAGATCGGAGAGATTTGATGGCCAGCCACTCCATCGAGGTGAAGAACCTCTACAAGATCTTCGGGCCCCGCGGAGTCGACTTCGTCGACAAGGTGAAGCAGGGCATGGGCAAGGCCGAGCTCAACCAGACCTACGGCCACGTTCTCGGCCTGAAGGACATCAACATCTATATGCCGGCCGGCGGCGTCACCGTGGTGATGGGACTTTCCGGATCCGGCAAGTCGACGCTCATACGCCACATCAACCGGCTGATCGACCCGACAGCCGGCGAGGTGCTCTACGACGGCGTCGACGTCTGCAAGATGAACGAAAACGACCTCAGGGAGTTCCGCCGCCACAAGACCGCGATGGTATTCCAGAAGTTCGCGCTCCTGCCGCATAGAACCGTGCTCGAAAACACCGTCTACGGCCTGGAAATCCAGGGAGTTCCGGCTGCGGAGAGCGAAAAGCGCGCCCGTCAGTGGATTTCCCGTGTCGGTCTTTCTGGCTTCGAGAACCACTATCCGAACCAGCTCTCCGGCGGCATGCAGCAGCGCGTCGGCCTTGCCCGCGCACTGACCAACGATGCCGACATCCTTCTCATGGACGAAGCGTATTCGGCTCTCGATCCCCTGATCAGGGTCGACATGCAGACGGTGCTTCTCGATCTCCAGAAGGAACTGAAGAAAACGGTGGTGTTCATCACCCACGATCTCGACGAGGCGCTCCGCCTCGGCGACAAGATCGCGATTCTCCGGGACGGTCAGGTCGTGCAGCAGGGCACTGGCCAGGAAATCGTTCTGAAACCAGCCGACGAATACATCACCGCCTTCGTCAAGGAGGTCAACCGGGGCCGCGTCATCAACGTGGAGACGATCATGTCGCCCATGGCCGGCAACCCGGAAGGCATGCCACTGGCGAAGGGAACCGTGCTGGAGACGGCAGCCCGCGAGATGACCGCATCGAACCTTACGGTCGCCCACGTCGTCGACGAGGCACGCCGGCCAATCGGCGCCATCAATCTCGCCGCGATCATATCGTCAATGGTGACACCGACCAGCCATGACGACCGGGCTGCGGCCTGAAGCGACCGGTCCGACGACCTTCGTCTTGACCTTCGGCCGGGCGGACGGCTGCCCTGTTGCGACGGCCGTCCGTGCGATGCTCCTCGAAATCGCGCATCCCGCCGCGGTTTCGTGTGCAGCTTTGTTGCAAGAACATAAAGACATCTTTATATGTCCCTCAGCCTTGAAACCGGGAAAAGCCTCATGTCCGCCGCCGCCAATGCCCTTTCCGCCCTGCTTGCCGAAAAGCCCTTCCTGCTCGCTGACGGGGCGACCGGCACGTCGCTGTTTGCCATGGGCCTCGAGGCGGGCGAAGCGCCGGAGCTCTGGAACGAGGCCAAGCCCGAGAACATCACCAAGCTGCACCAGGACTTTGTCGATGCCGGCGCCGACATCATCCTGACCAACACTTTCGGTGGCACCCGCCACCGCCTGAAGCTCCATCACGCCCAGGACCGCGTTCATGACTTGAACCGCAGGGCCGCCGAGATCGCCCGCGCGGTTGCCGACAAGGCGGAACGCCGGGTCGTCGTCGCAGGGTCCGTCGGGCCGACCGGCGAACTGCTGGTCCCGCTTGGAGCCTTGACCTACACGGAAGCCGTGGACGCCTTCGCGGAACAGATCGAAGGTCTGAAGGCCGGCGGTGCCGACGTCGCCTGGATCGAAACCATGTCTTCGCCCGAGGAGATCCGCGCGGCCGCGGAAGCAGCCACCAAGGTTGGCCTGCCCTTCGTCTATACCGGCTCGTTCGATACGGCCGGCAAGACGATGATGGGCCTCCACCCGAAGGACATCCATGGCGTCGCGTCCGATGTCGGCTCCGGGCCGCTGGCGGTGGGCGCCAATTGCGGCGTGGGCGCCTCCGACATCCTGTCCTCGCTTCTCGACATGACGGGCGCCGATCCGTCGGCAACGATCGTCGTGAAGGGCAATTGCGGCATTCCGGAATATCGCGGTGCCGAGATCCACTATTCCGGTACGCCGCCGCTGATGGCGGAATATGCCCGTCTCGCCCGCGATGCCGGTGCGCGCATCATCGGCGGCTGCTGCGGAACGTCCTGCGAGCATCTTGCTGCCATGCGCCAGGCCCTCGACGCGCATGAACCCCGCCCGCGTCCGACGCTCGACGTGATCGTCGAGAAGATCGGGCCGCTGCGCAACAAGACTGCAAGCGAAAGCGCCGCCGCCCCTGCGCGCGAGCGCGGCAGCCGACGCCGCGGATAAGGCGAGCCCGCTCATTCCGTGAAATGTTAGAGGGCGCCTGGACGCAAGAAGCAGGGCCTATAAGGCAGCCTGCGTGAAGCTTGCGTCCTCGCTCGGCCACCCTTGCGACGCCCATGCCGCCATTCTATCCAGAAGTCCCATAGATTCGCCTGGAGAAAACCAATGAACGCAGGGCTCGCAGCCTTTCCGGACCGTGATACGGTCGCAGACAAGCTCTCGTCCTTTTCCGATGCCGACCAGGCCTTCGTCCGGCTGTTGCTCGAAAACCCTGCCCAGGACGAAAACCTGCTCGAGGGCCTGAATGTCTACCTCGATCGTGCAGCACAGGCTAAATTCCTGAACTCGCTGAAGCTTGAAAAGCTGGGCATCTGGCTCGGCAACGAGGCCCCTGCCCGGCTGCAGATGCGGCTGACGGAAACAGGTCGCTCCAGCCAGCACGCCGCCTACGGCGCCTTCCGCAACGGTCTCGCGGCCTCCGGAGGGCTGGAGAGGGCCTATCCGAAGGTGTGAGCCGTCCCGGAGGGTGCATCAGAACGGAAGTGTTCCGACCACCGCGATGACAGTGCCCATCACGGCGTGGGAGTCGTTTCGACTGATCGCAGGCGCGTAGAGACTGGAGATGCTGCCGTCGAGATAGAGTGCATCGCGGCAGCCGAGTTCGTCTCTGAACAGCGTTGCAAAATCATGAAATCTGACGGCATGGCGCGATATGGCGAAGACCACGTTGCCGTTGCCGTCGATGCCCACGCCGTTTCGCAGGTTAAGGCTGTCACTTTTCGGCAGGAACCGCGGATGTATGCGCCCCCCACCACAAGCATCGGGCCTGACTGGGTGGCATGAAGCGGCTCCAGTCCGGCCCTGGCAAAAGCATCGCTCTCCATCACTCCCGCCCTGCCGCGCTCGACAAAGAAGACGCCGTTCGGCTTCAGGAAGAAATTTCCGGAGCCGCTGTCGCGGTTGAGCGGCGAAATCTCAACGCCGTTCTCTACGAGCAGTCCGACGGGGCGGTAGTCGGGATGGTACATGCCGCCATTCATGCCGAGGATCATGTATTCCCGTTCCTCTCGCAGCATCCCCCTGACCGATCGATAGGTCTCCGGCTTGCCCGTCTCACGCACACCGTAGATGCGCAGCGCATCACGCGACGGATCGAACGTGCAGACGATGTAGTCCTGCTGGAGGTGGTTCACGGAGCGGCATGGGGACGCTGCTGAAGCAGCGGAAGCACAGGCGAGCGTGACGAGAATGATGATCGAGGCGAGCGTCCGCATGTGTTGTCCTTCGGTGCGTCGGGGGCAAGCTAGGGCAACGAAGGGCTGTGTCAAATCCCAATTGGAAAATCATCCGGCGACAGATCGGTGCGGACAAGAGGTCTGCTCGAAACTCCTGCCCGTATCCCTGACCGGACGGTCGCTCAGACGTCCAGGGCCGCCATGTGAAAGCGAATCTGCTCCGCGCCATAACGATAGCCGCTCCCCACCGGACAGGCGCTGCGTGCGAGACAACCCCCATCGAGACAGCCCGTCCTCCCCTCAGACGTGGCCAGGTGGGATCGGCAGCGTCCGACATCGAATCCTCCGATCGTGAGGGCGCTCGCCGGACAGTGGCTGATGCATGGTTTAAAAGCACAGGCATCGCACGGGTGAGTGCGTGCCCGGGGTGCCGGCGATTCCGATGCCGATGCGAAGCCGAGTGCGCCCCTGTAGCCGTGCCATAGGCCGTACACGGGATGAATGAGGATGCCGAGCGGTGACGGCCGCATGGCCTCGGACCTCATCGCCCATTGTTGGAAGGGTTGCCATGGCTGGTCGGAGGGAAACCAAGCGGTCCCTCCGAAACGATGGGCAACCGGGCCGATCACCGCCTTTGACCAGGTGTCGAGGGGATCGCTGCCGCCTCGGTCCCGCTGCCCCTCGCGCCATGCGCTGAATGCGGCCCACATCGAACCGCCGATGTTGCCTACGAGAACCACACCAGCTGCCGGCCGGCCGTCGGCAAGAGCGGGCACCGTCTCGCCGTCCGTAAAATCGAAGCTTCCGCGCAAAAAAAGACCGTGCGGGCGCAGGGCCGCACGGATCTCTTCAATTGGGGGAGGATCGTCCCTCACTTGGGCAATGCCCCCTTCAGTTCATAGTGCGGGCGCCAGACTTCCTTCTGGATCATGTCCGCAACGCGCGCCGCCCCGCCTTGCTCCCTGGCGTGGTCGGGAGCCTTTCAAGTGAAGGCGTCCGGCATCGATTCCTTGCGCTTCGCGATATAGTCAAGCAACGCATCGTCGATCGCGGGATCGAGATAGGGTGCCTCATAGCTGTCGAGCCAGCTGCGGCAGAGAGCGTTGGCGCGCTGCTCGATCCGCTTCTGACCTTCCACTTCCCATTGCTCGAAGGAGTTGTTGTCGGCGAGGGGCGAGCGGTAGAAGGCCGTCTGGAAATTCGCCTGCGTGTGCGCGCAGCCGAGATAGTGGCTGCCAGGCCCAACTTCGCGGATAGCATCGAGCGCCTGCGCATTTTCAGAAAGATCGATGCCTTCGGCCATCTTCTGCATCATGCCGAGCTGGTCCTGGTCGATCATGAACTTTTCGTAGGACGAGACGAGGCCGCCTTCCAGCCAGCCCGCCGCATGCAGCACGAAGTTCGTGCCGGCCAGCAGCGTCATGTTCAGCGTATTGGCGGATTCATGCGCCGCCTGGGCGTCCGGAACCTTGGAACCGCAGAGCGATCCACCGGTACGGAACGGCAGTCCGAGCCGGCGGGCGAGCTGTGCTGCGCCATAGGAGACGAGAGACGGTTCCGGCGTGCCGAAGGTCGGCGCACCCGACTGCATGGAGATAGAGGCGGCGAAGGTGCCGAAGAGCACCGGCGCACCCTTGCGGATCAGTTGCGTGAACGCCGCACCCGCAAGAACCTCGGCCAGGATCTGCGTGAGCGTTCCCGTTACCGTTACCGGGCTCATCGCGCCAGAAAGGATGAACGGGGAGACGACGCACGCCTGATTGTGGCGGGCATAGACCTTCAGCGCTCCGACCATGGTCTCGTCGAACACCATCGGAGAGTTGGCGTTGATGAGGTTCAGCGTGACCGTGTTGTTCTCGACGAAGTCGTCGCCGAAGACCAGCTTCGCCATGGCAATCGTGTCTTCCGCGCGCTCCGGCGCGGTGACCGATCCCATGAACGGCTTGTCGGAATATTTGATGTGGCTGTAGACCATGTCGAGGTGACGCTTGTTCACCGGGATGTCGACCGGTTCGCACACCGTGCCGCCCGAGGAATGCATCGACGGCGCCATGTAGGCGAGCTTCACGAAATTACGGAAATCCTCGATCGTGGCATAGCGGCGGTTGCCCTCCAGATCGCGCACGAAGGGAGGTCCGTAGACCGGTGCGAATACGGTCGCCTTGCCGCCGATGGGCGCGCTGCGCTCGGAATTGCGCGCATGCCAGGTGAACGTGGACGGAGCCGACTTCAGGAGTTCCCGGCACAGCCCCTTCGGAAAGTGGACGCGTTCGCCCTTGACGTCGGCGCCGGCCTCCTTCCACAGAGCCAGCGCTTCGGCGTCGTCGCGAAACTCGATGCCGATCTCCTCGAGCACCCTGTCGGCGTTGCGCTCAATGAGTGTCAGGCCCTCCTCATCGAGAACCTCGTACTCGCGAATCTTGCGGGTGATGTAGGGAAGCGACGGTCCGGGACCGCCACCCGTGCGTGACGCGCGTCTCGCCGCAGCACCCCGCCCCTCGCCGCGCGAACGGCGACCGCCGCCTTCACCCTCTACCCGTTCAGAGACATCCGCCATGATCCGTTTTTCCTCACCATTCCAGCGCTCGCGGCGCCCACTCTTTCTATGCTACCAACCAGCGAAGTCGGGACGGTTCTTTATGCGCCAAGGCGTGGCGCACGCGGGATACCGCCGAGGGCGTCGTAATCTGCATCTTCTTCCCTGCGCAACTAAGGATCAATGCATTGACGTCATTGCCTGATCGAGTTGCACAGCTTTTGCTGGTCGTTTTTTGTCTCGCGCGACGTCGCTTTCAAAATTGGATTTTGAGGCTATCATCGCTAACACTGTGTTGGGGGAGCCGGCCCTTCAGCGCCGCACCATGGAGTCGAGGAACAAAACATGTCTGATGATGAAATCATTCTTGCGGATCTCTCCGACGAAGAACTCGTGCAGCAGATGCACGACGACCTCTACGATGGCCTGAAGGAGGAGATCGAGGAAGGTACGCACATTCTTCTCGAACGCGGCTGGGCGCCGTACGACGTCCTGACGGACGCGCTCGTGGAAGGCATGCGGATCGTCGGCATCGACTTCCGCGACGGTATCCTGTTCGTGCCCGAAGTGCTGCTTTCAGCAAACGCCATGAAGGCCGGCATGACAATTCTTCGTCCGCTCCTTGCCGCGACCGGCGCCCCGAAGCAGGGCAAGATGGTCATTGGCACGGTCAAGGGCGATATCCACGACATCGGCAAGAACCTGGTCGGAATGATGATGGAAGGCGCCGGCTTCGATGTCATCGACCTTGGCATCAACAATCCCGTCGAGAACTACCTCGAGGCGATCGAGCGCGAGAAGCCCGACATTCTCGGCATGTCCGCCCTTCTGACGACGACCATGCCCTACATGAAGGTCGTGATCGATACGCTGAAGGAAAAGGGAATGCGCGACGATTACGTCGTTCTCGTCGGCGGCGCTCCGTTGAACGAGGAGTTCGGCAAGGCGGTCGGCGCGGACGCCTACTGCCGCGACGCAGCCATCGCTGTCGAGACCGCGAAGGAGTTCATGCTGCGCAAGCACAACACGCTGGCCGGAGCCTGATATCGCGAAAGTAAGCGCCCAAGCACTTGCCTGGGCGCTTCCTGTGCGCATATCTGCTTACTTGGCAGCGTTAGCGACGCTCCTTCCGGCATCCTCCGTCGCATCGACCGCATTGGCCGTATCCTTGCCCATGCCGCGAATGGTATTGCCGCAAGCGCTAAGCGCGAGAAGGGCGGCGAGAATGATACTGATCTTGGTCGTGTTTGCTGCAATCATGGTCGGAGTCCCTCTTTATGGACAGGTTTGACGCAGAACTTCGGATCGAAAGCCCAAGCGGACAACGCGCGGAAGGCGAAAAAGTTCGTGTTATCGCCTGCGGCGCGATCGCCCGCGAAGTGCTGGCCGTCTGCAAGGCCAACAGACTCGATCATATCGATCTTCAGTGCCTGCCTGCAATCTGGCACGCGCATCCGGAACGCATTGCGCCCGGAGTGGAAAGCGCGATTCGAGATGCCCGGAACGAGGGTTTCTCGCGCATTTTCGTCGGCTATGCCGATTGCGGCACGGGCGGAATGCTCGACCTGCTCTGCGAGCGCGAAGGCGTCGAACGCATCGCCGGGCCTCACTGTTATTCCTTCTTCGTTGGAAACGACACGTTTGCGGCACAGGACGACGACGTCACCTCGTTCTTCCTTACCGATTTCCTCGCCCGACAATTTCGCGCCTTCGTGGTGGAACCGCTCGGTCTCGACCGGCATCCTGAGCTGAAGGAAATGTATTTCGGCAACTACCGCAAGCTCGTCTACATCTCGCAGATCGAGGACGCGTCACTGG contains:
- a CDS encoding glycine betaine ABC transporter substrate-binding protein, with amino-acid sequence MRKLLASILLATGLLALADVAEAQCGNVSIAEMNWASAGVAAHVDKLILEKGYGCTVTLVPGDTIPTFASMNEKGEPDVAPEFWVNSVRTALGTALAEGRLIQMAPLLSEGGVEGWWIPKFLADSHREIKTVADALKHPELFPDPKNPARGAIYNCPSGWSCHVSTANLFKATEAEKAGFDLIDPGSAAGLDASIANAFEEKTGWLGYYWAPTAVLGKYDMVKLSFGLEHDTAEWDNCTSVPDCPAPRINPYPTSDAFTIVTSAFPKKAAVAMDYMGKRQWDNRTVGKVLAWMDENLGTNEAGAKYFLETYPEVWTAWVSPEVAEKVKAAL
- a CDS encoding glycine betaine/L-proline ABC transporter ATP-binding protein, which produces MASHSIEVKNLYKIFGPRGVDFVDKVKQGMGKAELNQTYGHVLGLKDINIYMPAGGVTVVMGLSGSGKSTLIRHINRLIDPTAGEVLYDGVDVCKMNENDLREFRRHKTAMVFQKFALLPHRTVLENTVYGLEIQGVPAAESEKRARQWISRVGLSGFENHYPNQLSGGMQQRVGLARALTNDADILLMDEAYSALDPLIRVDMQTVLLDLQKELKKTVVFITHDLDEALRLGDKIAILRDGQVVQQGTGQEIVLKPADEYITAFVKEVNRGRVINVETIMSPMAGNPEGMPLAKGTVLETAAREMTASNLTVAHVVDEARRPIGAINLAAIISSMVTPTSHDDRAAA
- a CDS encoding cobyric acid synthase, producing the protein MTRRIMLQGTGSDVGKTVLVAGLCRIASNRGLAVRPFKPQNMSNNAAVSADGGEIGRAQWLQALAARVPSSVHMNPVLLKPQSETGSQIIVQGKVWGQARGRDYQRLKPQLLDSVMESFDAVCDGADLVVVEGAGSPAEINLRPGDIANMGFATRADVPVVLVGDIDRGGVIASLVGTHAILSPEDRRMITGYMINKFRGDVTLFDDGLSEIRRFTGWPCFGVVPWLREAGRLPAEDSVVLERLSKGTGRALKVAVPVLSRIANFDDLDPLKAEPDVELIFVRPGERLPADAGLVVLPGSKSTISDLLDFRAEGWDRDLDQHMRRGGRVLGICGGYQMLGRRVTDPLGTEGNVREVEGLGLLDVETEMAPEKTVRNSQARSLQYDVPLSGYEIHLGHTRGADCARASVSIDGRPDGAISPDGRVVGTYLHGILASDAYRAALLAELGITGGAVDYRKTVDDALNGLAGELERALDPDWLDGILGTN
- a CDS encoding B12-binding domain-containing protein — its product is MSDDEIILADLSDEELVQQMHDDLYDGLKEEIEEGTHILLERGWAPYDVLTDALVEGMRIVGIDFRDGILFVPEVLLSANAMKAGMTILRPLLAATGAPKQGKMVIGTVKGDIHDIGKNLVGMMMEGAGFDVIDLGINNPVENYLEAIEREKPDILGMSALLTTTMPYMKVVIDTLKEKGMRDDYVVLVGGAPLNEEFGKAVGADAYCRDAAIAVETAKEFMLRKHNTLAGA
- a CDS encoding DUF1638 domain-containing protein, encoding MDRFDAELRIESPSGQRAEGEKVRVIACGAIAREVLAVCKANRLDHIDLQCLPAIWHAHPERIAPGVESAIRDARNEGFSRIFVGYADCGTGGMLDLLCEREGVERIAGPHCYSFFVGNDTFAAQDDDVTSFFLTDFLARQFRAFVVEPLGLDRHPELKEMYFGNYRKLVYISQIEDASLAEKAREAADYLGLEYEYRFTGYGDLTAELLRA
- the bmt gene encoding betaine--homocysteine S-methyltransferase translates to MSAAANALSALLAEKPFLLADGATGTSLFAMGLEAGEAPELWNEAKPENITKLHQDFVDAGADIILTNTFGGTRHRLKLHHAQDRVHDLNRRAAEIARAVADKAERRVVVAGSVGPTGELLVPLGALTYTEAVDAFAEQIEGLKAGGADVAWIETMSSPEEIRAAAEAATKVGLPFVYTGSFDTAGKTMMGLHPKDIHGVASDVGSGPLAVGANCGVGASDILSSLLDMTGADPSATIVVKGNCGIPEYRGAEIHYSGTPPLMAEYARLARDAGARIIGGCCGTSCEHLAAMRQALDAHEPRPRPTLDVIVEKIGPLRNKTASESAAAPARERGSRRRG
- a CDS encoding ferredoxin, which codes for MAQVRDDPPPIEEIRAALRPHGLFLRGSFDFTDGETVPALADGRPAAGVVLVGNIGGSMWAAFSAWREGQRDRGGSDPLDTWSKAVIGPVAHRFGGTAWFPSDQPWQPFQQWAMRSEAMRPSPLGILIHPVYGLWHGYRGALGFASASESPAPRARTHPCDACAFKPCISHCPASALTIGGFDVGRCRSHLATSEGRTGCLDGGCLARSACPVGSGYRYGAEQIRFHMAALDV
- a CDS encoding entericidin yields the protein MIAANTTKISIILAALLALSACGNTIRGMGKDTANAVDATEDAGRSVANAAK
- a CDS encoding phosphodiester glycosidase family protein; this translates as MGIDGNGNVVFAISRHAVRFHDFATLFRDELGCRDALYLDGSISSLYAPAISRNDSHAVMGTVIAVVGTLPF
- a CDS encoding trimethylamine methyltransferase family protein — translated: MADVSERVEGEGGGRRSRGEGRGAAARRASRTGGGPGPSLPYITRKIREYEVLDEEGLTLIERNADRVLEEIGIEFRDDAEALALWKEAGADVKGERVHFPKGLCRELLKSAPSTFTWHARNSERSAPIGGKATVFAPVYGPPFVRDLEGNRRYATIEDFRNFVKLAYMAPSMHSSGGTVCEPVDIPVNKRHLDMVYSHIKYSDKPFMGSVTAPERAEDTIAMAKLVFGDDFVENNTVTLNLINANSPMVFDETMVGALKVYARHNQACVVSPFILSGAMSPVTVTGTLTQILAEVLAGAAFTQLIRKGAPVLFGTFAASISMQSGAPTFGTPEPSLVSYGAAQLARRLGLPFRTGGSLCGSKVPDAQAAHESANTLNMTLLAGTNFVLHAAGWLEGGLVSSYEKFMIDQDQLGMMQKMAEGIDLSENAQALDAIREVGPGSHYLGCAHTQANFQTAFYRSPLADNNSFEQWEVEGQKRIEQRANALCRSWLDSYEAPYLDPAIDDALLDYIAKRKESMPDAFT